Proteins encoded in a region of the Heterodontus francisci isolate sHetFra1 chromosome 19, sHetFra1.hap1, whole genome shotgun sequence genome:
- the LOC137380133 gene encoding MKRN2 opposite strand protein-like isoform X1, with product MENRVIMFRHCEKPIYCFNIPEQCPICGLSLLGRRLEDAPVSIPNSFVDGHHEKCSFLIKPTKGSFLREYDGRSDLHVGISNTSGVVYNYIETGVQRDNCGWEECVCVPLVQPDMYSLINQWDLYLEQFSTADLWLPNRSSTPPCFLPFIPVDNCIGWCSAESWYNECEHNCYSYALTFINRVLAVQSKRQLSRTEFTERFVIPRTKKASRYITLYRELCRNYFYIADGLQTEEISSQF from the exons ATGGAGAATCGTGTTATAATGTTTCGGCACTGTGAGAAACCTATTTATTGCTTTAATATACCCGAGCAGTGTCCGATCTGTGGTCTGAGTCTCCTGGGACGAAGACTGGAAGATGCCCCGGTCAGTATTCCAAACTCCTTTGTCGATGGCCATCATGAAAAGTGCTCATTCCTCATCAAACCTACTAAAGGATCATTCCTGAG AGAATATGATGGAAGATCTGATCTTCATGTTGGAATCTCAAATACCAGCG GAGTTGTGTACAACTATATTGAAACTGGTGTCCAAAGGGATAACTGTGGTTGGGAGGAATGTGTTTGTGTACCACTGGTACAACCAGACATGTACAGTTTAATTAACCAGTGGGATCTTTATCTGGAGCAGTTCTCCACAGCTGATTTATGGCTACCAAACAG GTCTTCCACTCCCCCCTGTTTCCTCCCATTTATTCCAGTGGATAACTGCATTGGTTGGTGTAGTGCTGAGTCATG GTATAATGAATGTGAGCACAACTGCTATTCCTATGCACTGACCTTCATCAACCGTGTGCTGGCAGTACAAAGTAAACGACAGCTGAGTAGGACTGAATTTACCGAGAGGTTTGTGATTCCACGGACCAAAAAAGCCTCCAGATATATCACACTCTACCGAGAGTTATGCAGAAACTACTTTTATATCGCAGATGGCTTACAAACTGAAGAAATCAGcagccagttttaa
- the LOC137380133 gene encoding MKRN2 opposite strand protein-like isoform X2 — protein sequence MENRVIMFRHCEKPIYCFNIPEQCPICGLSLLGRRLEDAPVSIPNSFVDGHHEKCSFLIKPTKGSFLREYDGRSDLHVGISNTSGVVYNYIETGVQRDNCGWEECVCVPLVQPDMYSLINQWDLYLEQFSTADLWLPNRYNECEHNCYSYALTFINRVLAVQSKRQLSRTEFTERFVIPRTKKASRYITLYRELCRNYFYIADGLQTEEISSQF from the exons ATGGAGAATCGTGTTATAATGTTTCGGCACTGTGAGAAACCTATTTATTGCTTTAATATACCCGAGCAGTGTCCGATCTGTGGTCTGAGTCTCCTGGGACGAAGACTGGAAGATGCCCCGGTCAGTATTCCAAACTCCTTTGTCGATGGCCATCATGAAAAGTGCTCATTCCTCATCAAACCTACTAAAGGATCATTCCTGAG AGAATATGATGGAAGATCTGATCTTCATGTTGGAATCTCAAATACCAGCG GAGTTGTGTACAACTATATTGAAACTGGTGTCCAAAGGGATAACTGTGGTTGGGAGGAATGTGTTTGTGTACCACTGGTACAACCAGACATGTACAGTTTAATTAACCAGTGGGATCTTTATCTGGAGCAGTTCTCCACAGCTGATTTATGGCTACCAAACAG GTATAATGAATGTGAGCACAACTGCTATTCCTATGCACTGACCTTCATCAACCGTGTGCTGGCAGTACAAAGTAAACGACAGCTGAGTAGGACTGAATTTACCGAGAGGTTTGTGATTCCACGGACCAAAAAAGCCTCCAGATATATCACACTCTACCGAGAGTTATGCAGAAACTACTTTTATATCGCAGATGGCTTACAAACTGAAGAAATCAGcagccagttttaa
- the LOC137380133 gene encoding MKRN2 opposite strand protein-like isoform X3, whose product MENRVIMFRHCEKPIYCFNIPEQCPICGLSLLGRRLEDAPVSIPNSFVDGHHEKCSFLIKPTKGSFLREYDGRSDLHVGISNTSGVVYNYIETGVQRDNCGWEECVCVPLVQPDMYSLINQWDLYLEQFSTADLWLPNRSSTPPCFLPFIPVDNCIGWCSAESWYNECEHNCYSYALTFINRVLAVQSKRQLSRTEFTERIT is encoded by the exons ATGGAGAATCGTGTTATAATGTTTCGGCACTGTGAGAAACCTATTTATTGCTTTAATATACCCGAGCAGTGTCCGATCTGTGGTCTGAGTCTCCTGGGACGAAGACTGGAAGATGCCCCGGTCAGTATTCCAAACTCCTTTGTCGATGGCCATCATGAAAAGTGCTCATTCCTCATCAAACCTACTAAAGGATCATTCCTGAG AGAATATGATGGAAGATCTGATCTTCATGTTGGAATCTCAAATACCAGCG GAGTTGTGTACAACTATATTGAAACTGGTGTCCAAAGGGATAACTGTGGTTGGGAGGAATGTGTTTGTGTACCACTGGTACAACCAGACATGTACAGTTTAATTAACCAGTGGGATCTTTATCTGGAGCAGTTCTCCACAGCTGATTTATGGCTACCAAACAG GTCTTCCACTCCCCCCTGTTTCCTCCCATTTATTCCAGTGGATAACTGCATTGGTTGGTGTAGTGCTGAGTCATG GTATAATGAATGTGAGCACAACTGCTATTCCTATGCACTGACCTTCATCAACCGTGTGCTGGCAGTACAAAGTAAACGACAGCTGAGTAGGACTGAATTTACCGAGAG GATCACATAA